In one Polynucleobacter sp. JS-JIR-5-A7 genomic region, the following are encoded:
- a CDS encoding RNA pyrophosphohydrolase, with protein MLDREGYRPNVGIVLLNSRNEVFWGKRVGQHSWQFPQGGIAHGESPEQAMYRELHEEVGLLPEHVQIIGRTRDWLRYDVPEEYLRRQHATRVHRAAYRGQKQIWFLLRLVGLDSDIQLRATEHPEFDAWRWVPFWIQLDAVIGFKREVYQLALSELARYLAKGVRMQQLAWGTPLDLLQSFYSKGDEIHQESTKSDKQK; from the coding sequence ATGCTTGACCGTGAAGGGTATAGACCCAATGTCGGCATTGTCCTCCTTAACAGCCGTAACGAGGTTTTCTGGGGAAAACGCGTTGGGCAGCATTCGTGGCAGTTCCCGCAGGGCGGAATAGCGCATGGCGAGAGTCCTGAACAGGCAATGTACCGCGAATTGCATGAAGAGGTTGGCTTGCTACCGGAACATGTCCAGATTATTGGACGAACCAGGGACTGGCTTCGTTATGACGTCCCTGAGGAATATTTACGTCGTCAACATGCCACCCGCGTTCACCGTGCCGCCTACCGTGGTCAAAAACAAATCTGGTTTCTACTTCGTCTAGTCGGCTTAGATAGCGATATTCAATTAAGAGCTACGGAACATCCTGAATTTGATGCTTGGCGCTGGGTTCCATTTTGGATTCAGCTTGATGCTGTTATTGGTTTTAAACGCGAAGTTTATCAACTGGCTTTATCTGAGCTTGCCCGCTATCTTGCTAAAGGGGTCCGCATGCAACAATTAGCTTGGGGAACGCCTTTAGATCTCCTGCAATCTTTTTACTCCAAGGGCGACGAGATTCATCAAGAGTCTACTAAATCGGATAAGCAAAAATAA
- the ffh gene encoding signal recognition particle protein — MLQNLTDRLSRVVKTMRGQARLTEENTADMLREIRLALLEADVALPVVKSLLEQIKFKALGEEVVGSLSPGQALVGVVQRELAQVMRGDVQQSGELNLATQPPAVILMAGLQGAGKTTSVGKLAKWLQEKKKKKVLTVSCDVYRPAAIEQLETVTKQVGAEFFSSNINQKPNEIATAALDWARRHYFDVVIVDTAGRLGIDESLMQEIKTLHASLHPIETLFVVDAMLGQDAVNTAKAFHEALPLTGVILTKLDGDSRGGAALSVRQVTGVPLKFIGVAEKMDGLEAFDAERMANRILGMGDILALVEQAQQYVDVAKAEKLASKISKGGFDLEDFRDQLLQMQKMGGMASLMDKLPSQVAQAATKTNLSNADKQTKRMRGIIDSMTPRERSKPELLKASRKRRIAAGAGVEVQEVNRLLAQFEQMQTMMKQFKGGKMARTMATMAAKGAAKGIGGLFKK, encoded by the coding sequence ATGCTACAAAACCTTACCGACCGCCTATCTCGCGTTGTTAAAACCATGCGGGGTCAAGCCCGCCTAACGGAAGAAAACACTGCAGATATGCTGCGGGAGATCCGTTTGGCCTTATTAGAAGCCGACGTAGCCCTCCCCGTTGTCAAATCTCTCCTGGAACAAATTAAATTTAAAGCCCTTGGCGAGGAAGTGGTTGGAAGCCTCAGCCCTGGTCAGGCGCTCGTTGGCGTAGTTCAGCGCGAGCTGGCCCAAGTCATGAGGGGCGATGTTCAGCAAAGTGGTGAACTCAATTTAGCCACTCAACCGCCCGCCGTGATTTTGATGGCAGGCTTGCAGGGTGCTGGTAAGACTACCTCCGTCGGTAAGCTAGCCAAATGGCTCCAAGAAAAAAAGAAAAAGAAAGTTCTCACCGTTTCTTGCGACGTATACCGCCCTGCTGCTATCGAACAGTTAGAAACGGTTACCAAACAAGTTGGCGCAGAATTTTTCTCCAGCAATATCAATCAAAAACCAAATGAAATTGCAACTGCTGCACTCGATTGGGCACGCCGTCATTATTTTGACGTAGTCATTGTTGATACAGCAGGACGCCTGGGCATTGATGAGTCACTCATGCAAGAAATCAAAACTTTGCATGCGAGCTTACATCCGATCGAGACCTTATTTGTGGTGGATGCCATGCTTGGTCAAGATGCCGTCAATACTGCTAAAGCATTCCATGAAGCGCTGCCACTTACCGGTGTCATCCTCACTAAGTTAGATGGTGACTCACGCGGCGGTGCAGCTCTCTCTGTTCGTCAGGTGACTGGTGTGCCACTCAAATTTATTGGGGTGGCAGAAAAGATGGATGGCCTAGAAGCCTTTGATGCTGAGCGGATGGCTAACCGCATCCTTGGTATGGGCGATATCCTGGCCTTGGTTGAGCAAGCCCAGCAATACGTGGATGTTGCTAAAGCAGAAAAATTAGCTAGCAAGATTTCTAAAGGCGGTTTTGATCTCGAGGATTTTCGTGATCAACTTCTGCAAATGCAAAAGATGGGTGGTATGGCTAGCTTGATGGATAAACTACCAAGCCAAGTAGCTCAAGCGGCAACCAAAACCAATCTGAGTAACGCCGATAAACAAACCAAGCGGATGCGTGGAATCATCGACAGCATGACTCCGCGTGAGCGCAGTAAACCTGAGTTACTCAAAGCGAGTCGCAAACGGCGCATTGCTGCAGGTGCTGGCGTAGAGGTGCAAGAAGTAAACCGTCTACTTGCTCAGTTTGAGCAAATGCAAACCATGATGAAGCAATTCAAAGGCGGGAAGATGGCGCGCACCATGGCAACGATGGCTGCTAAAGGCGCCGCCAAGGGTATTGGCGGGCTCTTCAAAAAATAA
- a CDS encoding inner membrane protein YpjD, whose amino-acid sequence MMNILDYLSLDALIPLCYLILLIFLGLRSKKRESQSSQSSLLVRALIFALLVVHGIQIHESVFTPEGFVFGFAQDLSLTAWVGLAFYWFQSWFLPIASLLWMSVLFALFCSLLPLFFPGTLISPEAVSDPWFKAHFIVATVSVGLLSLAAMQAMLMSAYDRALHQQLGILPNSRVAFWLDDLPPLMTIESLLFNLLYVGFGLLTLTVFSGLLFSQALFGKPFVWDHKTIFAVVSWLLFAGLIIARWRVGLRGRLAIRLVLSAYVALLLAYVGSRFVLEVILQRA is encoded by the coding sequence ATGATGAACATTTTAGATTACTTAAGCCTCGACGCCCTTATCCCCCTGTGCTATTTGATTCTGTTGATCTTTTTGGGCTTAAGGTCCAAGAAAAGAGAGAGCCAATCCTCCCAGTCATCTTTACTGGTAAGAGCGCTGATATTTGCATTGCTGGTAGTGCATGGTATTCAGATTCATGAATCCGTTTTCACGCCAGAAGGCTTTGTATTTGGCTTTGCCCAAGATTTATCCCTGACTGCCTGGGTAGGCTTGGCATTTTATTGGTTCCAATCTTGGTTCTTACCAATCGCCAGTTTGCTCTGGATGTCGGTTTTATTTGCTTTATTTTGTTCCTTGCTGCCACTCTTTTTCCCAGGTACCTTGATTTCTCCAGAGGCTGTTTCAGATCCTTGGTTTAAGGCGCACTTTATTGTGGCAACTGTTTCTGTGGGCTTATTAAGTTTGGCGGCAATGCAAGCAATGTTAATGAGTGCCTATGACCGCGCCTTACATCAACAGCTTGGGATTCTGCCCAATAGCCGCGTGGCTTTTTGGCTGGATGATCTACCACCTTTGATGACTATTGAGAGTCTCTTATTTAACCTGTTGTATGTTGGTTTTGGTCTGCTGACGCTCACTGTATTTTCGGGCCTATTATTTTCTCAAGCATTGTTTGGTAAACCCTTTGTTTGGGACCACAAAACAATTTTTGCCGTAGTGTCTTGGCTTCTATTTGCTGGATTAATTATTGCCCGTTGGAGAGTCGGGCTCAGAGGTAGACTCGCAATTCGTTTAGTCTTGAGTGCCTATGTTGCCCTATTACTCGCTTATGTTGGTAGCCGTTTTGTATTGGAAGTGATTCTTCAGCGAGCATGA
- a CDS encoding proline--tRNA ligase — MKASQSFLATLKEAPSDAEVVSHKLMVRAGLIRKLSAGIYNYLPLGLKVIRKVENIIREEMNRAGAIELLMPMIQPAELWQETGRWEKMGSELLRIKDRHDRDFLIQPTSEEVITDLARNEIKSYKQLPVNFYQIQTKFRDERRPRFGIMRGREFSMKDAYSFDRDAEGLKKSYQIMFDAYTRIFKRMGLKFRAVTADNGAIGGSGSQEFHVIADTGEDAIVYCPSSDYAANLEAAESLALIAQRAAASIALNKVPTPNKSTCADVAQFLKLPLEKTVKTLLFAADQEKGPAKLFMLLVRGDHELNEVKASKIPGMAESRFATEAEIKQACNAPAGYLGPVGVSADVTVVADRTVANMADFVCGANEAGHHLTGVNWGRDLPEPLVLDIRNAAIGDPSPDGKGVVDICRGIEVGHVFQLGTRYSEAMGCTYLDQQGKAQPMVMGCYGIGVTRLLGAAIEQGHDEKGIIWPFSMAPFEVVICPMGYEKSEAVKAACDQLHDELLGAGIDVILDDRNERPGAMFADWELIGAPLRVVIGDRGLADSQVEFKGRTDAESQNIPLAQIKEKVITAVQAAKSLVNSH; from the coding sequence ATGAAAGCATCACAATCATTTCTCGCCACGCTAAAAGAAGCCCCCTCTGACGCTGAGGTGGTTTCGCATAAGCTCATGGTGCGAGCGGGTTTAATTCGTAAGCTGAGTGCCGGTATTTACAACTACTTGCCGCTGGGATTAAAAGTGATCCGCAAGGTTGAAAATATCATTCGCGAAGAAATGAATCGTGCTGGCGCAATCGAATTACTAATGCCAATGATTCAGCCTGCTGAATTATGGCAAGAGACTGGTCGATGGGAAAAGATGGGGTCTGAGTTACTCCGCATTAAAGATCGTCATGATCGCGATTTTTTAATTCAGCCAACCTCGGAAGAAGTTATTACCGATTTAGCTCGCAACGAGATCAAGAGTTACAAGCAGTTACCAGTTAACTTCTATCAAATACAAACGAAGTTCCGGGATGAGCGTCGCCCACGTTTTGGAATCATGCGTGGTCGTGAGTTCAGTATGAAAGACGCTTACTCATTTGATCGAGATGCTGAAGGCTTAAAGAAGTCCTATCAAATCATGTTTGATGCTTATACCCGTATCTTTAAGCGAATGGGACTCAAGTTCCGTGCGGTGACAGCAGATAACGGCGCGATTGGTGGCTCCGGTAGCCAAGAGTTTCATGTGATTGCTGATACCGGTGAAGATGCGATTGTCTATTGCCCGAGTTCAGATTACGCAGCCAACCTAGAGGCTGCAGAATCCCTTGCATTGATAGCTCAACGTGCTGCTGCAAGTATTGCATTGAATAAGGTTCCTACACCTAATAAGAGTACGTGTGCTGATGTTGCCCAGTTTCTCAAGCTTCCATTAGAAAAGACGGTCAAGACTTTATTGTTTGCTGCTGATCAAGAAAAAGGTCCAGCCAAACTCTTTATGTTGTTAGTACGTGGGGACCATGAGCTTAATGAAGTGAAAGCAAGCAAGATTCCAGGGATGGCCGAATCTCGCTTTGCTACTGAAGCAGAAATTAAACAAGCTTGTAATGCACCTGCCGGCTACTTAGGTCCGGTTGGCGTGAGTGCTGATGTCACAGTGGTCGCAGATCGTACGGTTGCCAATATGGCTGACTTTGTATGTGGCGCAAACGAGGCTGGCCACCATTTAACTGGCGTGAACTGGGGCCGTGATTTACCAGAGCCACTCGTCTTGGATATTCGTAATGCGGCCATTGGCGATCCTTCGCCTGACGGTAAAGGTGTTGTTGATATCTGCCGCGGCATCGAAGTAGGCCACGTTTTCCAATTGGGCACTCGTTACTCAGAAGCAATGGGTTGTACATATCTTGATCAGCAAGGCAAAGCACAGCCGATGGTGATGGGCTGCTATGGTATTGGCGTGACGCGTTTACTTGGTGCGGCAATTGAACAAGGGCATGATGAGAAGGGCATTATTTGGCCATTCTCCATGGCGCCATTTGAGGTTGTCATTTGCCCAATGGGTTACGAAAAATCAGAAGCAGTAAAAGCAGCATGCGATCAATTGCATGATGAATTACTTGGGGCTGGTATCGATGTGATTTTGGATGATCGTAATGAGCGTCCGGGCGCGATGTTTGCTGACTGGGAATTGATTGGCGCGCCATTACGCGTTGTTATTGGTGATCGTGGCTTGGCAGATTCTCAAGTGGAATTCAAAGGGCGTACTGATGCGGAATCACAAAATATCCCGCTAGCGCAAATCAAAGAGAAAGTGATTACTGCGGTTCAAGCGGCAAAGAGTTTAGTTAATTCACATTAG
- a CDS encoding CNP1-like family protein, producing the protein MSSFFRTLSQYVSCICVALTLLACAGDPIQSGLDPFAPMVFKEGTTKMPLNPPNPSTLLPFYVSQHTIFKFAVDTDSILIGADGVTRYIVVMTNPSGGQQAQYEGIRCDSFQWRLYGNLENNAWRENPLSSWRGIQNNVPNRYQAALAQGAFCNFNSQEKNIKTILQSLNPNGFTGGTKPTNSFGIQ; encoded by the coding sequence ATGAGTTCTTTCTTTCGCACCCTTAGCCAATATGTCTCTTGTATTTGTGTTGCCTTAACTTTACTGGCCTGTGCTGGTGATCCCATACAAAGCGGTCTTGATCCTTTCGCACCGATGGTGTTTAAAGAAGGTACGACCAAAATGCCCCTGAACCCGCCCAATCCATCAACTCTGCTCCCTTTTTACGTGTCACAACACACTATTTTTAAATTTGCGGTCGACACCGACTCGATTTTGATTGGTGCCGATGGCGTAACTCGCTACATTGTTGTGATGACAAATCCCAGCGGTGGTCAACAAGCACAATATGAGGGCATCCGTTGTGATTCATTCCAATGGCGCCTATATGGCAACTTGGAAAATAATGCTTGGAGAGAAAATCCGCTTTCTAGTTGGAGGGGGATCCAAAACAATGTTCCCAATCGCTACCAAGCGGCTTTAGCGCAAGGTGCATTTTGCAATTTCAACTCGCAAGAAAAGAATATCAAGACTATTCTTCAATCTCTAAATCCCAATGGATTCACAGGGGGCACCAAGCCAACCAACTCATTTGGTATTCAATAA
- the ampD gene encoding 1,6-anhydro-N-acetylmuramyl-L-alanine amidase AmpD, with amino-acid sequence MFKWLLLFAGAYLFYLWIKGKKQIKANQAAAANPKPDKAHKTFEPEIMVPCQHCKVHLPKSEAIVHEQRFYCSHEHLNSLDEEGWIGSAHWRTSPHQDVRPDSTQPDLVVMHHISLPPGQFKSQDCSSYIVDFFQNKLDPNVHPYFAEIAEQKVSSHFLITRSGELIQFVSTRNKAWHAGVSSFLGREKCNDFSIGIELEGDGDTPFEEVQYKTLAGLIKKLEVSYPHLQFAGHSDIAPDRKTDPGIFFDWKKFQNETGVSTKNLPYGIASR; translated from the coding sequence TTGTTTAAGTGGCTTCTTTTATTTGCTGGCGCATATCTTTTTTATCTCTGGATAAAGGGTAAAAAGCAAATCAAGGCAAATCAAGCAGCTGCCGCGAACCCTAAGCCAGATAAAGCTCACAAGACCTTTGAGCCCGAGATCATGGTGCCTTGTCAGCATTGCAAAGTACACCTTCCAAAATCTGAAGCAATCGTTCATGAGCAACGTTTTTATTGCTCTCATGAGCATCTCAATTCACTGGATGAAGAGGGGTGGATTGGTTCTGCTCACTGGCGTACTTCACCGCATCAAGATGTGAGACCAGACAGCACACAACCAGATCTTGTGGTCATGCATCACATTAGTTTGCCGCCGGGACAATTTAAATCCCAAGACTGTAGCTCTTACATTGTGGATTTTTTCCAAAATAAGCTTGATCCAAATGTGCATCCTTATTTTGCGGAAATTGCCGAGCAAAAAGTGTCTAGCCACTTTCTGATTACCCGCTCTGGTGAGTTGATTCAGTTTGTTTCAACCCGAAACAAGGCTTGGCATGCTGGGGTCTCTTCATTTTTGGGTAGGGAAAAGTGCAACGACTTTTCTATTGGCATTGAGTTGGAGGGCGATGGGGATACGCCCTTTGAAGAAGTTCAGTACAAAACTTTGGCAGGCCTAATAAAAAAATTAGAAGTAAGTTATCCCCATCTTCAATTTGCAGGACACAGCGATATCGCGCCCGATAGAAAAACCGATCCTGGAATCTTTTTTGATTGGAAAAAGTTCCAAAATGAGACAGGTGTCTCTACCAAAAACCTTCCTTATGGGATTGCTTCTCGCTAG